A window of Staphylococcus sp. 17KM0847 contains these coding sequences:
- the sufU gene encoding Fe-S cluster assembly sulfur transfer protein SufU: MNFNNLDQLYRSVIMDHYKNPRNKGVIEDGTMTVDMNNPTCGDRIRLTFDIVDGIVNDAKFEGEGCSISMSSASMMTEAIKGHSLKEAMQMSQEFTKMMLGEDYTITEDMGDIEALQGVSQFPARIKCATLAWKALEKGTVEKEGKGTTEED, encoded by the coding sequence ATGAATTTTAATAACTTAGATCAATTGTATCGCTCGGTGATTATGGATCATTACAAAAACCCTCGTAACAAAGGGGTTATTGAAGATGGTACGATGACTGTTGATATGAACAATCCAACATGTGGTGACCGCATCCGTCTAACATTTGATATTGTAGATGGCATTGTTAATGATGCAAAGTTTGAAGGTGAAGGTTGTTCTATCTCCATGTCAAGTGCATCTATGATGACAGAGGCAATAAAAGGTCATAGTCTGAAAGAGGCTATGCAGATGAGTCAAGAGTTTACAAAAATGATGCTTGGGGAAGACTATACCATTACTGAAGATATGGGTGATATTGAAGCACTTCAAGGTGTTTCTCAGTTCCCAGCACGTATTAAATGTGCAACGCTTGCATGGAAAGCATTAGAAAAAGGAACCGTTGAAAAAGAAGGCAAAGGAACGACCGAAGAAGATTAA
- a CDS encoding cysteine desulfurase, which produces MADTQLDVKAIIQDFPILDQQVNGKRLAYLDSTATSQKPKQVIEVLEDYYNRYNSNVHRGVHTLGSLATDGYEGAREAVRRFIHAQYFEEVIFTRGTTASINLVAHSYGDAVIEVGDEIVVTEMEHHANIVPWQQLAKRKGATLKFIPMTPDGTLTLEAVKETITDKTKIVAVAHVSNVLGTINDVKAIAEVAHEHGAIIAVDGAQSVPHMKVDVQDLNVDFYSFSGHKMLGPTGIGVLYGKRQHLQNMEPIEFGGDMIDFVGLYESTWTDLPTKFEAGTPLIAQAIGLKAAIDYLEAVGFEAIHSYEQQLTQYAYDQMSQIEGIEIYGPAADQRAGIITFNLEGVHPHDVATALDTEGVAVRAGHHCAQPLMKWLNVSSTARASFYIYNTKEDIDQLVEGLKRTKEFFSYEF; this is translated from the coding sequence GTGGCTGATACACAACTTGATGTAAAAGCAATCATACAAGACTTTCCAATATTAGACCAACAAGTGAATGGAAAGCGCCTTGCCTATCTAGATTCAACGGCAACGAGTCAAAAACCAAAGCAAGTGATTGAAGTATTGGAAGATTATTACAATCGCTATAATTCTAATGTTCACCGTGGTGTGCATACATTAGGCTCGCTTGCGACAGATGGCTATGAAGGTGCGAGAGAGGCTGTTCGCCGTTTTATACATGCACAATATTTTGAAGAGGTTATTTTTACGCGTGGTACGACAGCTTCAATCAACTTAGTGGCACATAGTTACGGTGATGCAGTGATTGAAGTGGGTGATGAAATTGTTGTTACCGAGATGGAACATCATGCGAATATTGTACCTTGGCAACAGTTAGCTAAACGTAAAGGTGCTACATTAAAATTTATACCGATGACGCCCGATGGAACATTAACACTAGAAGCAGTCAAAGAAACGATCACAGATAAGACGAAAATTGTTGCTGTGGCACATGTTTCGAATGTGTTGGGGACAATTAATGATGTCAAAGCCATTGCTGAGGTTGCACATGAACATGGTGCGATTATTGCAGTTGATGGTGCGCAGTCAGTACCTCACATGAAAGTAGATGTGCAAGATTTAAATGTAGACTTTTATAGTTTTAGTGGTCATAAAATGTTAGGTCCCACAGGTATTGGCGTATTATATGGTAAACGACAACACTTACAAAATATGGAACCCATAGAATTTGGTGGAGATATGATAGATTTTGTTGGTTTATACGAAAGTACATGGACAGATTTACCAACTAAGTTTGAAGCGGGGACACCATTGATTGCACAGGCGATTGGTTTAAAAGCTGCTATTGATTATTTGGAAGCGGTTGGTTTTGAGGCAATTCATAGTTATGAGCAACAACTGACACAATATGCGTACGATCAAATGTCACAAATTGAAGGCATTGAAATTTATGGTCCAGCAGCAGATCAACGTGCAGGTATTATTACTTTCAATTTAGAAGGTGTTCATCCACATGATGTTGCGACAGCATTAGATACTGAAGGTGTTGCAGTACGTGCCGGACACCATTGTGCACAACCGCTTATGAAGTGGTTGAATGTATCATCAACAGCACGTGCAAGCTTTTATATTTACAACACTAAAGAAGATATCGATCAACTTGTCGAAGGATTGAAGAGAACGAAGGAGTTTTTCTCATATGAATTTTAA
- the sufD gene encoding Fe-S cluster assembly protein SufD, producing the protein MTTETLNISEAQLVDYSQAQNEPSWMATLRKEALKQTEALEMPKPDKTKLDKWDFDSFKQHYTTGAVFDSLNELPTEIDRIINNENIENLIIQHNNTLAFTKVNDQAKNDGVIIEHISEALQNHSELVKQYYMKDAVTVDEHRLTALHTALMNGGVFVYVPKNVVVADPIQYVVLHDDEHASFFNHVLIVAEESAEVTYVENYLSTTSGAGNQLNIISEVIAQPNAKISYGSVDFLDKGFTGHIIRRGVTAEDASINWSLGLMNEGDQIIDNTTNLIGDRSTSDLKSVVVGRGDQTVNLTSKIVQYGKETDGYILKHGVMKENASSIFNGIGHIKHGGKGSSANQSSRVLMLSENARGDANPILLIDEDDVEAGHAASVGRVDPEQLYYLMSRGISQEEAERLVIHGFLDPVVRELPIEDVQRQLREVIELKVGK; encoded by the coding sequence ATGACGACTGAAACATTAAATATTTCTGAAGCTCAACTTGTTGATTATTCACAAGCTCAAAACGAACCTTCTTGGATGGCTACTTTAAGAAAAGAAGCGTTAAAACAAACAGAGGCTTTAGAAATGCCAAAACCTGACAAAACAAAACTCGACAAATGGGATTTTGATTCATTCAAACAGCACTATACAACAGGGGCTGTATTTGATAGTTTGAATGAACTCCCAACAGAAATTGATCGTATCATTAATAATGAAAATATCGAGAATTTAATTATACAGCATAACAATACTTTAGCTTTTACAAAAGTGAACGACCAAGCTAAAAATGATGGTGTGATTATTGAACATATTAGCGAGGCTTTACAAAACCATAGCGAACTCGTTAAGCAATATTATATGAAAGATGCCGTAACAGTAGATGAACATCGTTTAACAGCTTTGCATACAGCATTAATGAACGGCGGCGTATTCGTATATGTGCCTAAAAATGTAGTTGTAGCAGATCCAATTCAATATGTTGTTTTACATGATGATGAGCATGCCAGCTTTTTCAATCACGTATTAATTGTTGCTGAAGAAAGTGCGGAAGTGACATATGTTGAGAACTATCTTTCAACGACGAGTGGTGCAGGAAACCAATTAAACATTATTTCAGAAGTTATCGCTCAACCTAATGCTAAGATTTCATACGGTTCAGTAGACTTTTTAGATAAAGGTTTCACAGGTCATATTATTCGACGTGGTGTGACTGCTGAAGATGCATCTATTAATTGGTCACTCGGTTTAATGAACGAAGGGGACCAGATTATTGATAATACAACAAATCTTATCGGTGATCGTTCGACATCAGATTTAAAATCTGTTGTTGTTGGACGTGGTGATCAAACTGTAAACTTAACATCAAAAATTGTTCAATATGGTAAAGAAACAGATGGCTATATTTTAAAACATGGTGTTATGAAAGAAAATGCGTCATCGATTTTTAACGGTATTGGTCATATTAAACATGGTGGTAAAGGCTCATCAGCAAACCAATCTTCTCGTGTACTTATGTTGTCTGAAAATGCACGAGGCGACGCTAATCCGATCTTATTAATTGATGAAGATGACGTAGAGGCAGGTCACGCAGCATCTGTTGGACGTGTAGATCCAGAGCAATTGTATTATTTGATGAGTCGTGGTATTTCACAAGAGGAAGCAGAGCGTCTTGTTATTCATGGTTTCTTAGATCCAGTTGTACGTGAACTACCGATAGAAGATGTACAACGTCAATTACGAGAAGTTATCGAACTCAAAGTAGGTAAATAA